GTGTTTCCCGCCTTCAAACTCAGAGTTAAGCCAAGTTTCTACTATATCCAGGGCAAGTCCAGTTCCTACCACCCTGGCTCCTAAAGCAAGGACATTGCAATCATTGTGCTCCCTGGCCATTTTTGCCATATAGCTGTTTGTGCAGACAGCAGCCCTTATCCCTGGAACTTTATTGGCCGCCATTGAAATTCCAAGACCTGTTCCACATATTATAATTCCTCTGTCACATTTACCCTCTTTAACTGCCTCTGCAACTTTTAGCCCGTAATCGGGATAGTCAACAGAGTCACAACTGCATGTCCCAAAATCAATGCATTTAATATTCTTTTCTTCTAAATATTTGATTACTTCTTCTTTTAATTCATAACCTGCATGATCGCTTCCAATTGCTATTACCATACGAACCTCCGTTATTAAGAATATATTGTATAATATTAGACTCCCCGTGTCAAAAAACCTCTTGGATTAATTTAGCTTATTTTTTTCTATTTTAAAAATTCAAATATTATTAGCATCTCTCTTTCTTATATTATTTCTTATATTATTAGCTTCTCTCTTTTATTATTAGCTTCCCTCTTTCTTTAGTTTTTCTATCAGCTCATCAATAAGATGCTTTAATTCTTTTGCACAGCTTTTATATTCTTCCTCACCCATTCCATAAGGGTCTTGCACATCCAAACTTTCATCTGTTTTTTTGTACCCTGAAACATATTCCTTTAAAGTCCATATTTTAGACTCTGCCTCAGGCACAACAGATAAAATTATTTTTTTGTGTCCCTCTGTCATTGTAAGTATTATATCTGCTTTTTTTATTAAATCCTCTTCGCCAATTGTCTTTGCCTTATGACCGCTTATATCAATTCCAAAAAGCTCTTTTACAGCCTTTTGGGCTTTAGGATTTGCACCATCCCCGCTAAATGCAGATACTCCGGCAGAAAAAGCCCTGACACCTTCCAGCTTTTCCTCCCCTAAAACGACATGGTTAAATATTCCCTCTGCCATAGGGCTTCTGCATGTATTTCCGGTACACACAAAAAGAATGTTTTTCATTAGGTCTTCTCCTTTTCCTGATATATAGGTATATCATCAAATATAGTATATCACCAAATATACAGGTATACCACCAAGTTATACTACTATATGTGCTACTATATATTGATATATAGTAAAATATATAGCGCCATATATTAATGTATATATCAATATATGCATTGATATATGTATACACTATATGTGTATTATTTTGTAGCCTGCCGCCTTTCGCATCCTGTTCATTACTGCAAAACCTATTCCCTTATCATCAATTGCTTCAGCCAATATAATCTGTACCCCTAAATCGTCAAAATCCCTCAAAGCTTTAAAAAGATTAGAAGCAATGGTTTCAGGCTCTAACCTGTCTCCTAATGAAATCACCACTGCCCCGTTATACAAATTTTTAGTTTGCTCTGTCGAGAGAACCCCGACAGACAACCCCTTTTCCTTATATTCTCCTGCTATGGCATTGATTTTTCCTACAACATCTGAAACTTCCCCTTCAACCACGATTAGCTCTGCCTTAGGGGAATAGTGCTTATATTTCATACCTGGGGATTTTGGAATAAGCCCGTCCAAATCCTTTTCTGTCAGAGAGGGGTCAACATCTACTTTCCCTAAAAATTCCTCCAGCTGTTCTTTGGAAACACCGCCGGGTCTTAAAATTACAGGCGGCCAAAGGGTAATGTCCAAAACCGTTGACTCCACTCCTATATCTGAATTACCGGCTTCTATAATAACATCCACCCTTCCATTTAAATCATCAATAACATGCTTTGCCGTTGTAGGGCTAGGTCTTCCTGACAAGTTGGCACTTGGAGCCGCTACAGGAAGTTTTGCCTCCTCTATAAGGCTTAAAGCTATTTTATTTTTTGGCATTCTTACAGCCACAGTATCTAAACCTGCTGTAACGCTGTCAGGAACGTTGGACGTCTTTTTCCCCACCAAAGTCAAAGGTCCCGGCCAAAATTTATCCATAAGCTTTAGGGCATCGCAAGGTATGTCCACCATTAAATTGTATATTTCTTCCTTGCAGGCTATATGTACAATCAACGGGTTGTCCGAAGGTCTGCCCTTTGCCTCAAATATCTTTAAAACAGCTTTTCCGTTTAAAGCATCAGCCCCAAGACCATAGACTGTCTCTGTGGGAAAAACCACCAATCCTCCTTCTTTTAATACCTTAGCTGCATATTTTATTTTTTCAAAATCTATATTATTTTCATCTATTTTAAGTATTTCTGTTTTCAACTCCACTTACTCCCGTACAATTAATTAAGCATTGATATTATTATACCACAAATTATCCCAGTTACATTACCCAGTGACGGCAATCTTCCCATATAAAGTTTTTTTGACTCAATTATAAGTTCAGCATGTACCACATAAAGCATTGCTCCTGCAGCAAAAGCCAGGCATATTCCTACAAAGTCTGTGGATACTTTTCCCAAAATTGCCCCTAACAGGGTTCCTAAGCCCATGGGGGCACCGGACAAAAGGGTAAGGAAAAAAGCCTTTTTTGAACTGTATCCTCCCAGCTTCATTGGAACTGCCATTGCAATCCCTTCAGGAATATCGTGTATCACAATCACCGCAGTAAGTATAATCCCAAGACTCACAGATGCTTCAAAACCTGCCCCTATGGCAAAACCTTCAGGGAAATTGTGGATGGCTATTCCTATCGCCATCAGTATTCCTGCCCTTAAAAGCCCTGTTGTTTTTATATCGGTATTTCCAGCCGTCTTTCTGCCTAAAACTTTCTTTTCGCTTAAAGCTGCCTTTCTGCTTACAATTGCCTTACTACCAACAACTGTCTTTTTGCGGCCTTTTTTATTGATAATTTCTTCAACACATACAATTGACAAAACACCTGCAGCCACGCCTGCAAGTGTCAGTATTATTCCTCCAAACCCTATGGCTTCAGGGAGCAGTTTAAAGCAAACCACCGCTGTCATAAGCCCTGCTGAAAATTCTAGTACAAAACTTAAAAGCCGCTTATTTATCCCACTTACAAAAAAAACAGTCAGACCGCCTATACCTGTACCTATCATTCCTGTCAAAAGACCTGTCAAGGTTACTTTTAGTAAATAATTCACATGTGTCACCCAGCACCCTCATAATATCCCTATATTATATTCAGGTGCCCAATACATTATTTACCATTACCTTCCCCGCTGGCAAGTTTTTCACTTTGGTCAGTTGTAATAAGTGCATCTATTATTTCATCTATTTCACCATTTAGCACATCTTCAAGTTTATAAATTGTAAGCCCTATTCTGTGGTCTGTAATTCTCCCCTGAGGGAAATTATATGTCCTTATCCTTTCACTCCTGTCACCGGTTCCCACCTGACTCTTTCTTTCCTGGGCAATATCCCCTTCCTGCTGCTGCCGGGCAATTTCATAAAGCCTTGACCTTAGGATGGTCATGGCCTTATCCCTGTTTTTGTGCTGTGACCTCTCATCCTGGCATGTAACAACCATTCCCGTCGGGATATGAGTTATCCTTATGGCGGAGTCAGTTCTATTAACATGCTGTCCCCCTGCTCCAGATGCTCTGAATGTATCAATTCTCAAATCATTTGGATCTATTTCTATATCAATTTCTTCCGCCTCAGCTAAAACAGCTACTGTAACCGTAGATGTGTGGACTCTTCCACTCGCCTCTGTTGTAGGAACTCTTTGTACCCTGTGCACACCGCTTTCATACTTTAATTTGCTGTATGCACCTTTACCCTTAATTAAAAATATAACTTCCTTAAACCCGCCTATTTCCGTTGGATTGGAATCAAGTATCTCTGTACTCCACCTTTGCTTTTCAGCATACTTAGAGTACATCCTAAAAAGGTCTGCTGCAAAGAGGGCAGCTTCATCTCCGCCTGCGCCTCCCCTTATTTCAACAATTACGTTTTTATCGTCATTAGGGTCTTTAGGCAGGAGTAAAATTTTTAATTCTTTTTTCACCTCTTCAAGATGTCTCTCAGCTTCTTTAAGCTCTGCCTCAACCATCTGCTTAAATTCCCTGTCAAGCTTTTCACCAAGAAGCTCTTTTGCCTCTTCTATTTCTTTGTTTATCTTTTTATATTCCCCATATTTTGCAACAATCTCTTCTAAATCCGAATGTTCTTTCATCAGCTTTCTGTATTCATTTTGATCCCCTAACACTTCCGGATCAAGAAGCTTATTATTTATTTCCTCATATCTGTTTTCTGCAGCTTGAAGTTTATCAAACATATTACACCCCTGGTTTCTTAACAATATTTAAAATTCCCAATGAAGTATTATATCACGAATTTGTATTTTATACTAGCATTGTTATTTGATTGGGAATTAATGGTCGGTGTAAATAAAAACCCCTGAAGATAGTTCTCCAGGGACTTTAAATAAATTTCATCCATCTTACCCCGCTGCCTCAATGGATTTATTGCACTGTATTTACATTATACACATATTCATTTTACAAGCATTTTTTATAATTTGAATTTATTTTATGATTTCAATGTATCCATTTTGGGCTTCTGCTATAATATTCACTTTATTGCCAAAGCTCTCATATCCATTACTTTCTGCTTCAACAAAATTATTTTTCATCTGCTTGCTTATATTTTTATACACCATCTCCGGTATTAAAAGATTAATTTCCCCATTTGTAGCATGCGCTTTAACTTTATATCCCCTAGTGTCCATATCATTCATATTGACTTTTATTCCTGAATTTTGGGTGTTTAAATTCATGTTTATAATTGAAGAGCCTTCATAGTGGTGAATATTCTCAACCAATATCCTGCCGTTTCTGGTTGAAGCATTGAGATTTTCAGTTTTTATGTGTTTTATCTCTATAACTGAGTTGTCGGTATTAATATCTATGTCCTTTCCTATAATGTACCCAAATTGTATTTTACCGTTTTTATTTGAAACACTCAGTTTGTCACTTGTAACACCCATAAGGTCTATACTGCTGCTGCTTGTAGCTGTTTTAAAATCTCCTGCCTGTACATCTTCAACATATATCTTTCCGTTCTTGGTTGTGAGACTCAATTTTTTAAATTTTATAACCGGCAAAAATATTTCATGGGAAACACTTATATTACCTATCTTATTGTATTTTGCGGATACCAAATTGTCGCTTTGGGAAAAATTTAAAATTTCATCAGCATTGTCCTGAGGGCTTTTTATTACAGTTCTTATTTTTATGTTATTATCCATATGCTTTTTAACCAGAATATGTCCATTCAACCCTTCAACTTCAATTTCCATATCTTCATTTACATTTTCTATTTCAAAGGTTTTAGTCACAGCTTTGTAATTTCCGAAAATATCAAATGCATTTATATTTACAACACTTCCCACAAAGTCTACTATTTTATCTGCAACTCCCATGGTAGCATACGCTACGCCTTTTCCAACCTTCTCCATTTTAGATGCAAACTCTTCAACAGCTTTGTCAAAATCCTTTTGTTTATAGGTCTTTTTAAATTCATTCTTCCAGTCATTTAACTTATCTTTAACTTTTGTAATTTCTTCGTTAAAATTAACCTTTTTATCTTTTTTCTTAAGAAAATCATATTCAGTACTCTTTGAATCCGGACCTATAGCTTCAAGAAGCCTTGCTGCTTCTTCGCTGGTGATCTTTCCTTCTTCCAGCATTTTAAGTATATACATCTTTTCCTCACTAAATGGCATAATCAGTATCCTCCTTTTTTTGGTTTTTACCATCAGAATAAACAATTATTGTTTCAACAATTCAAGAGCTTCATCAACAGATATCTCTCCATTATTCAATCTGTCCAAAATTTCTTTTCTGTCTATTGACTCATATACTTTATCATCAACTTTATGTCCTAAAGCCATTACCACATCTTCAATTTTATTTTTAACTGTAGGATATGAAATTCCCAATTCTTTCTCTATTTCTTTTATATTCCCCCTGCACCTGATAAATACATCGATAAATTCTTTTTGCTCAGGAGTAAGCCTGCAAAACTTACACAAACCAAAATCTCCTTCAATGGTGGTTTTACATTTAGAGCACCTGATTTTAGTTATTGAAGTGTCACCGCCGCATACAGGACATTTGCCCAACACTTCCCTGTTCATATAATCACTCCTCATATTTATTCACGTCTTTCTTTCATTATATTTATTATAATAATATATTATTTAATATTTGTCAATTGGGCATTAAATATTTTTAATTTTTAAGTTAATTTTATTAATTTTATTTTTCAATGCAGCCTTTTTTCAAAGTAAACCGGTAAATTTTTTTTAAAATAATTGAAGTAAAAATTAAATCGAAGTGCAAAAAAACACACTAAAATGAAGTGAAAAATTATATATGGCATTTATCACATTTAAAAATTTTAGATATGACATTAGAAAAAGGCATGATAAAAGGTATGATTTTAGAAAGAGGTTTTTGACTCTCTTTCTTTTTTTGAAAAAACACAGCCGCAATAATCTTGCCGGTACAAGTTGTATTTTTTTGATAAATCAATGGAATTTTTAAAACCATTATTCTTTTTAAAATCAGCTGCTAAAAATTTGACATTATATTTGTCTTGCAGTGTTTGTCCAATTTCATTAATCATATCAGCATTTTTTAAAGGACTTATTGACAGGGTCGAGGTAAAATAACCAAACTTGTTTTCAGCGGCATACACAGCTGTTTTTTCCAGTCTCAGTGCAATACACTGTTTGCACCGCTCACTTCTTTCGCCTAAATTTTCCAGTCCTTTGACTTTTTCATAAAATAAGTGGCTTTCATAACCTGTTTCTGCAACTTTTACATCAAGTCCCATTTTAGGTATGAGATTAATTTGCTCCTGTAATCTCTTGTAATACTCTTCTTCCGGGTATATATTGGGGTTAAAATATAATATCTCCATATCAAAAGTTTCACTAAGTACATTTAAAACATGTGTACTGCATGGAGCACAGCAGCTGTGGAGCACCAATTTAGGCCAGTACCCTTTGTTTTTTATGTTCTCTATTTCTGCAGTCATCAGTTTGTGATAATTAATTTTGTTCATTTTTCTTCCTCTTTTCCAAAGCTTAAGCATACTTATTGTTTTTATTGTGTTTTTATATTTATATGTTTATTATTCTTTACGCTTTTATTATCCTTTACATTTGCCCTTGTTTACTTACGGCATCTAAAAATTTCTTGCCGTCTGAGTCCACAGGAACAACCTTCATCCCTAAAGCTTTTTCCACCTGGGAAATCGTTACATCATCCAAAAAAACATCTTCCCCCACCCGGAGCATATTTGAAGGTATCATTAGCGTTTTTCCCAATTCTTCCCCTTTATCCAGCCTTTCTTTTATTTGCTTAATTAAATCCTTTCCTGTAATTAAGCCGGACACCGTTATGGTTTCCCCAAAAAAATCATTCCGTATGCAAACTACGTTAATCTCTATGTGGGGAAATGCCTCGGTTATTTTTTTTGCAAAATCATTTATTGCAGCATAAGCCAGCTTTCCGGTAGCTATTGTTAACTTATTCTTTATATTATTTGAAAGGCTGTTATAATCCTTACGGCGCTTAATATTGTGCAGGGCTTTATAAAACTCGTTTATAAAACTTCTCATCATCCCAACGCCGTTTTCAATTTGAAGATAGCCATCATACCTGTTTTCTTCCGGAAAATCACGCTCCGCCATAATATACCACTCATCACTGGCATGTATAAAATGCAGTCCATATTTATTATAAAATTCCTGCTGCCGGCTTTCAATCATATCAATAACCCTGTCTGCATCCTGCCTGTTAAACATTTCAAGTTTAAAAAGCCCGTCCCTGTACTTTGTAACACCTGCAGGAACAACCGACACACTTTTTAAATAAGGCAAAAACTTAGATAAATCATCAATGGAACGCTTAAGTTCCTCCCCGTCATTAACATTTTTACAAAGCACTATCTGACCGTTCATTTCAATGCCTGCTTTATAAAAGGTTTCAAGATATTTCAGCTTCTCCCCTGCAAACCGGTTGTTCAGCATTTTAGATCGCAATTCAGGGTTTGTGGTGTGTATTGAAATGTTAATTGGCGCCAAACGGAACTTAACTATCCTGTCAACATCTTTCTGGCTCATGTTGGTGAGGGTAATGTAGTTTCCCTGTAAAAATGACAACCTGGAATCATCATCTTTGAAATATAATGTCTCACGCATGCCGGGGGGCATCTGGTCAATAAAGCAGAAAATACACTTGTTGCGGCATGAACGGCAGGCGCTCATAAGGCCGCTTTCAAACTCAATACCCAAATCCTCTTCATAGTCTTTTTCAATTTCTAAAATCCACTCTTCGCCGTTTTGCTTTTTAATTAGAACCTCTATATATTCATTTGTAATAAGGTACCTGTAGTCAAATACATCCTCTATCTCCCGACCGTTTATTGTCAAAAGAATATCCCCCACATTGATATCCATTTCATCAGCAATTGAATTTATGTGTACTTTTTTAATAACATGGCCTTGATATTTGTTTTTTTTCAACTTTATGTTCCTTTCAATATCAATGGTTATTTTGGCTAAATATATCAGCTTACCGTATTTTCTTTTAAAAATATAATAACTCAGCATTTTGCCGATGGCAAGTTTTTTGTAAAAGGGCATCACCTATTGCACCTCTCTTCTCTTGGTTCATACAGTATTCCTTGATCGCCCTCATAATGCTTTGTATGAATAAACAAATTATCAAATATTACGTCAGGAATACCTTCCGGGAAAGCCTTACATGTTCTCTTTGGTCTAGCATGCATTAAATTTTTAAATCCCAGTGGGATTTAAATTCCTATATCCTCAATATTCAAAAAGAAAATTTAAAAATTCTGTAAATGATTAAGCTACAGATTTTCATTCCTCCCTGCTCATCATGGTTCGGAATAAAACCACAGTTATTTGACTTTAAAGCAATAAAATGTTATTCTAAATATAGAAAATCCGAATACCTTTTGGTAATGGGGGAACCAATTTTCAGGGGTGAATCTTAATTTTTTAAGAAGGGCTGCTTGGTGGTCCTAACCCGTCAGCTAACCCCATAGGATGTAACCAAGCGTATGACAAACTCATTTTTGAGTAGGGTGATGCGCTTTTTTCATTTTAACTGTTTGGCATTAAACAAAGGCCCAAGGGAAAAACGCCTTTGGACCTTTGTTTAAGCCAATACATAAAAGAAGGGAAGGTGAGTTTTACTCTTATATTTTGATTAAAAATAGCTAAAATGAAAAGCGCCACCATCATAATTTATAATATTTATGATGTGGAGGAGTTAAGTTGGAGTTAATTTTAAAAATTTGTATTGTTTTATTAGCTGGTGCAATAGGGGGTAAAATAACCAGTCACTTTAAACTTCCTAATGTATCAGGATACCTGGTGGCAGGACTGCTTTTAGGACCATCCTTTTTTAACTATTTAAGCAGTGGAGATATTAATTCCTTTACAATTATTAGTGAGTTTGCCCTGGGTATAATAGCATTTAGCATTGGCAACGAGTTTACCATAAAAGAAATGTCAAAGCTGGGAAAGTCCATAGCAATTATAACCTTTGCAGAAGTTGTAGGAGCTGTAGCTATAGTATTTTCCATTATGTACTTTTTGTTTAACCAGTCCTTTGCATTTAGCGCTGTAATTGCAGCTATGTCAGCATCTACAGCACCAGCAGCAACCTTACTGATAATAAGGCAGTATAATGCAAAAGGACCACTTACAAAAACCATTTTGCCTGTAGTAGCATTAGATGACGTATTTGGAATTGTTTCCTTCGGAATTGCAATGTCATTAGCCAAATTATCTGTAGGGAACCAGCAAACTTCTTTATTTAAAATGTTCAGCGGTCCTTTTATAGAAATAGGAGGCTCTCTCCTGTTAGGACTGGTACTGGGTATTTTATTGTCCCTAATTACTAAAAAAGCTAAGGGCAGGGACGAAATGCAGGTAACATCTTTAGCAGCCATTGGAATTGCTGCAGGTCTGGCACACTATCTCAATCTTTCACCTTTGCTTACCTGTATTATGATGGGAACAACATTGGTAAATTTAGCCCACAAGCCCCAGCGGGTTTTTGACTCAGTGGACGACTTTGCATCACCAATTTATGTGCTGTTTTTCACTTTAGCCGGAGCAAGTCTGGATATAAGCATACTTACTAAGGTTGGTTTGATGGGGGTGGCGTATATCTTTGCCAGGGCTGCAGGTAAAATGCTGGGTTCCTGGGTTGGAGCAAAATCAGTTAAAGCTGATCCTGCAGTAAGAAAGTACTTAGGTCTTTCCTTGCTTCCACAGGGAGGGGTGGCAATAGGGCTTTCAGTATTGGTAAGACAGCAGCTGCCGCAATATGCAACAGATATTACAACAATTATCATGTTTAGCATACTTGTGTACGAATTATTAGGACCGGTTTTTGCAAAGATTGCCCTGCAAAAAGCAGGAGAAATTGACGGTGGAAAGAAAAGAAGGGATTTAGCCAGTAAAAACAACGAAAATCCAAAAATAGCTTACTAAATCCGTACAAGGGAAGGTGAGTATCATTCACGTACTTTTTATAGTGTTAAATGAATTAGATTATTTAGACGATATCCTGGCGGGATTCGTTGATATTGGTTTAAGCGGTGCAACAGTTTTAGACAGCCAGGGTATGGCAAATATCATTGTCAAAAGCAGCAAAGAGCATTCTTTTCTATACGGGCATTTGAAAAAATTTATGCAAGACAGCCGGCCGTACAACAAAACCATCTTTACCGTAATAGAAAAGGAAGAGCTTTTAGATGAGGCTGTATCTGTTGTCCAAAACATTATAGGGCATGCTCCAAGACCCGGCGTGGGTTTTATGTTTAGCATCCCTATTGCAAAAATATACCCTATGGGAATAGAGGAGTAATAAATGTGTTTTTTGTGCTGTAAAAAACGTCTTATAGCTCCGATGGTTATAAGACGTTTTAATTTTAGTATTTTTATTTAAGTACACTGTCTGTTTTTTTATTACACATTATAAAACACTAATTACACTAATTTTTATAGGAGTTTGCCGTATTAACTATAAGTAAAACCTTCCCTCTGTATTCTCCTAGTGAAATCTTGCTTCCATCAACTCTTTCTACCTTAAAATCATATATGCTCATAATTGCCCTCCTTATTTTATTTTTACATATTTGATGCCTGACTCTGTTAAATCCGACATGTAAAAATTTTTAAGCAGCACCTTTTTATTATTCATACCAATTAAAAATAATTTTAAACAATAACTTGTTGCAATACATACTTTTTGTTATTATAAAAGTGACAAAATCAAAAAACTAAAAAACAAATAAGTAATAAATATTTAATAAAATAAACAGAAGGAGAAGTGTATGAAGCCGGCAAATATATTAGTAGTGGGAACTGGTGCAGTTGGAAGCTTTTACGGCGGAAAACTTTCTGTGGCAGGGGCAAATGTAAGTGCCCTTGTAAGGTCTGATTATGAATACTTAAAAGAAAATGGAATAAAAATAAAAAGTATAAATGGTGACTTTGTTTTTAAACCGGACGAAGTTGTACAAAAAGTTGACAACTACTCAAAAACACCTGATTATATAATTGTTTCAACTAAAGTTATTCCAGGTATAAATGTAGAAGAAATAATACGTCCTAAAGTTGGAAAAAATACTGCTATAGTTTTAATCCAAAATGGCATTGATATTGAAGAGCCTGTCGCAAAGGCTTTCCCTGAAAATGAAATTATAAGCTGTCTTGCTTTTATCGGTGTATCAAAAACAGGTCCGGGACAAATTAATCATCAAGAATACGGCCGTATTGTCATAGGTAAATATCCAAAAGGAAAGTCAGAAAAAGTTGAAAAACTTCAAGAAATGTTTAATGCGTCAGATGTCCCATGTATAATAGATGAAAACATAGTAACTGCAAGATGGAAAAAACTCATCTGGAATGCTCCCTTTAATCCGGTATCCGTAATAGGCGGGGGAGTTACCACCGATGTTATTATAAATAACAGTGAATCTTTAAAACTTGTAAAAAATATAATGAACGAGGTTATAGACTTAGCAAATATTTACGGACACAATTTACCTAAAAACCTGGTGGATGAAAATATAGCACTTACTGTAAAAATGAAACCTTATAAAACAAGTATGTTATTGGATTATGAAAATAACCGGCGTCTTGAAGTGGAAGCTATTTTGGGGAATGCTGTAAGGCTTGCCAGAAAGAAAAACTTTCCAGTACCAAACCTGGAAGCAATATATGCTCTGCTTTTGCTTTTAACAGAAAACAATAGATAATAGATGAAAACCATACATAAAAATAAAATTTAAATAAATTTTCTGAAAAAAATAAGTTTTTTATAAAAATAATAGCATATACTGGTTAACTTTTGATATAATTGTAATAACAGATAGATAAAGTTTTATGTTGCTGATAAAATGTGTTGTTTATTTAAATATCATCAAGAAAGGGGGAATATGTTTGGCAGAATGGTGGAACGCCATACCAGACTTTGAGAAATTCTTTTGGTTTTTCGCTATACCTTTTACACTAATTTTTCTCATCCAATTAATAATGCTGTTTATAGGTCTTGGCGATGATGCCGGCGATATACCGGGCGATGCTGACATGTTTGACGGCTCCGGTGTTTTAGACGGTTCTTTAGATGCTCCTTTAAAGGGTTCCGGTGTATTAGACGGTGGTGACCCGCCGGACGGTGTTGATATACCGGATGATGCTGATGACGGCATTTTTTCAAGTGTGTTTAAAGTACTGTCCATTAGAAATATCATAACCTTCTTTACCATATTTGGCTGGGCAGGCATCACATTTTGCAATATCGGGGCAGGTAAAATTATAACTGTTATTGCTTCTATTTTTCTTGCATTGGCAGTAACAATAGTAATATCAATGTTGTTTTTAACCATTATTCGCCTAACAGAAAGTGGAAATGTTAATTTACAAGATGCGGTAGGCCATATAGGAGAAGTATATGTGCCAATACCTGCAAATGAGTCGGGAATCGGCAAGGTACATGTAACTTTTAACGGGGTTTTCAGGGAAATAGATGCGGTAACCCCTGAAGAATCTCTACCCACAGGTACAAAAGTACTAATTATTAAACTTAGGGATGATGATACTTTTGTTGTAACAAAAACTGATATGAAAGGGTGATGGTATCATGTTATGTAAAATAGGACTATCAGGCAGTTTGTTAATTTTAGTTACCATTATTGT
The genomic region above belongs to Acetivibrio saccincola and contains:
- the rpiB gene encoding ribose 5-phosphate isomerase B, which encodes MVIAIGSDHAGYELKEEVIKYLEEKNIKCIDFGTCSCDSVDYPDYGLKVAEAVKEGKCDRGIIICGTGLGISMAANKVPGIRAAVCTNSYMAKMAREHNDCNVLALGARVVGTGLALDIVETWLNSEFEGGKHKKRIDKISEIEKKYIYIKE
- a CDS encoding low molecular weight protein arginine phosphatase → MKNILFVCTGNTCRSPMAEGIFNHVVLGEEKLEGVRAFSAGVSAFSGDGANPKAQKAVKELFGIDISGHKAKTIGEEDLIKKADIILTMTEGHKKIILSVVPEAESKIWTLKEYVSGYKKTDESLDVQDPYGMGEEEYKSCAKELKHLIDELIEKLKKEGS
- a CDS encoding L-threonylcarbamoyladenylate synthase, whose amino-acid sequence is MKTEILKIDENNIDFEKIKYAAKVLKEGGLVVFPTETVYGLGADALNGKAVLKIFEAKGRPSDNPLIVHIACKEEIYNLMVDIPCDALKLMDKFWPGPLTLVGKKTSNVPDSVTAGLDTVAVRMPKNKIALSLIEEAKLPVAAPSANLSGRPSPTTAKHVIDDLNGRVDVIIEAGNSDIGVESTVLDITLWPPVILRPGGVSKEQLEEFLGKVDVDPSLTEKDLDGLIPKSPGMKYKHYSPKAELIVVEGEVSDVVGKINAIAGEYKEKGLSVGVLSTEQTKNLYNGAVVISLGDRLEPETIASNLFKALRDFDDLGVQIILAEAIDDKGIGFAVMNRMRKAAGYKIIHI
- a CDS encoding ZIP family metal transporter, encoding MNYLLKVTLTGLLTGMIGTGIGGLTVFFVSGINKRLLSFVLEFSAGLMTAVVCFKLLPEAIGFGGIILTLAGVAAGVLSIVCVEEIINKKGRKKTVVGSKAIVSRKAALSEKKVLGRKTAGNTDIKTTGLLRAGILMAIGIAIHNFPEGFAIGAGFEASVSLGIILTAVIVIHDIPEGIAMAVPMKLGGYSSKKAFFLTLLSGAPMGLGTLLGAILGKVSTDFVGICLAFAAGAMLYVVHAELIIESKKLYMGRLPSLGNVTGIICGIIISMLN
- the prfA gene encoding peptide chain release factor 1; translation: MFDKLQAAENRYEEINNKLLDPEVLGDQNEYRKLMKEHSDLEEIVAKYGEYKKINKEIEEAKELLGEKLDREFKQMVEAELKEAERHLEEVKKELKILLLPKDPNDDKNVIVEIRGGAGGDEAALFAADLFRMYSKYAEKQRWSTEILDSNPTEIGGFKEVIFLIKGKGAYSKLKYESGVHRVQRVPTTEASGRVHTSTVTVAVLAEAEEIDIEIDPNDLRIDTFRASGAGGQHVNRTDSAIRITHIPTGMVVTCQDERSQHKNRDKAMTILRSRLYEIARQQQEGDIAQERKSQVGTGDRSERIRTYNFPQGRITDHRIGLTIYKLEDVLNGEIDEIIDALITTDQSEKLASGEGNGK
- a CDS encoding DUF4097 family beta strand repeat-containing protein; amino-acid sequence: MPFSEEKMYILKMLEEGKITSEEAARLLEAIGPDSKSTEYDFLKKKDKKVNFNEEITKVKDKLNDWKNEFKKTYKQKDFDKAVEEFASKMEKVGKGVAYATMGVADKIVDFVGSVVNINAFDIFGNYKAVTKTFEIENVNEDMEIEVEGLNGHILVKKHMDNNIKIRTVIKSPQDNADEILNFSQSDNLVSAKYNKIGNISVSHEIFLPVIKFKKLSLTTKNGKIYVEDVQAGDFKTATSSSSIDLMGVTSDKLSVSNKNGKIQFGYIIGKDIDINTDNSVIEIKHIKTENLNASTRNGRILVENIHHYEGSSIINMNLNTQNSGIKVNMNDMDTRGYKVKAHATNGEINLLIPEMVYKNISKQMKNNFVEAESNGYESFGNKVNIIAEAQNGYIEIIK
- a CDS encoding DUF2089 domain-containing protein, translating into MNREVLGKCPVCGGDTSITKIRCSKCKTTIEGDFGLCKFCRLTPEQKEFIDVFIRCRGNIKEIEKELGISYPTVKNKIEDVVMALGHKVDDKVYESIDRKEILDRLNNGEISVDEALELLKQ
- a CDS encoding epoxyqueuosine reductase QueH encodes the protein MNKINYHKLMTAEIENIKNKGYWPKLVLHSCCAPCSTHVLNVLSETFDMEILYFNPNIYPEEEYYKRLQEQINLIPKMGLDVKVAETGYESHLFYEKVKGLENLGERSERCKQCIALRLEKTAVYAAENKFGYFTSTLSISPLKNADMINEIGQTLQDKYNVKFLAADFKKNNGFKNSIDLSKKYNLYRQDYCGCVFSKKERESKTSF